GAACCCCTCCGCGTAGAAATCGGAGAGGAGGCGGGAAAGCCACTCGTGGAGCAGGTCTTCCCGGTCCTGCCCCCGTACCCGCACGCCCCTCGTTTGCTCCTCGGTACCGTCCCCCTCGACGAGCAAGGCGAAAAGCGCCAGCGCGGCGTGCCGGAACACTTCGGCCAGGTCTCGGCCCGAGACGGAGATGGCGAGATCCCCGGTATGGTCGAGCTCTTCGTAGTAGTCGGCCACGGAAAGGGATGTTACTCGGGCATCTCGCGGCGGGTCAACGCGCCCCCCTTATTTCTCGTACCGAACCAGGGAAAACACGGGTACGGGTTCCAGCTTTCTCCGGCCCCCGAGCGCGCCCAGTTCGACGAGAAAGGCGCACTCCACGACACGGGAACCGAGCTTTTCGACGAGCTCGACCGTCGCCCTGGCCGTGCCTCCCGTCGCCAGAAGGTCGTCGACCACGAGCACCCGTTCGGGGGGGTGCAAAGCGTCGCGGTGGATCTCGAGGCTGTCGACCCCGTACTCGAGCTCGTAGGACGCTCGGAGTGTCTCGTGGGGCAGCTTGCCGGCCTTTCTCACGATCGCGAAACCGCACCGGAGAGCGTAAGCCACCGCGGCTCCCAGAATGAAGCCCCGGGACTCGATTCCCAGCACTTTGTCCACCTTGCCGCGATATCGTTCGGAGATACGGTCGACGGCGAAAGCGAACGCCGGCCCGTCGGCCAGGAGCGGCGTGATGTCCTTGAACACGATCCCCGGCTTGGGGAAGTCGGGAATTTCGCGGATGAATCGACGCAGTTCCTCGACGGTCATGAGCCCGGGACGGTCCCCTTCCAGCACGCAGGTCGGCGCGCGTCAACTCCCCGCGTCACGGAGCGCGATCTCCCGTGGCAGCGGGGCCAGAAACTCCAGGGGGTCCCTCGGGACGTTCCGGTACCGAATTTCGAAGTGCAGGTTCGGGCCCGTGGTCCGACCGGAATCGCCGACGGTGGCGATGACGTCACCCTTGCGGACGAATTCACCCTTGCGCACGTGGTTTTCGCGGTTGTGCGCATACAGGGTCACGAACCCGCCGCCGTGTCGCAAGACGACGAGACGGCCGTAACCGCGTAGCCTCTCGGAGTACAGGACCCGCCCGTCGGCGACGGCGCGAACGGGCGTTCCTGCGGGAGCCGCGATGTCGATGCCGTCGTGGAAGGACCGGCCTCTCGGGCCGAAGGCCGAGGTGAGAACCCCCCTCGTCACGGGCCAGGCCAGCGATCCCCTACCCGGCCGCGGAATGTCCACCTCCTCACGTTCCTCGCGCCGCTTTCGGGTCGCGCCCGGGATCAAGAGCTTCTGACCGGGAAAGATCCGGTCCGGGTCCCGGAGTCGGTTTTTCGCCGCGATCTGCCGGTAAGGAACCCCGTAGCTGCGTCCGATCTCGGAGAGAGTCTCTCCCGGGCGAACGACGTGGTACACGCCTCGTTTCGCCCCGCATCCCGACAGGACGAGGAGCCCGGAAACCACCGCCAGTTTCGTCCACCACCCCACCGCGTCGCCGTCAGCGCCAGTCGAGGTCGAGCTGCGCGATCGCGTCGAACGAGGCGTAGTTCGTGAGGTCCAGGTGCAAGGGCGTGACGGAAATCATGCCCCGCGCGACGGCAGCGAAGTCCGTCCCTTCGTCTTCCACGAAACCCGCCTCGTCGCCGCCGATCCAGTAGTATTTCTTGCCCCTCGGGTCGGTTTTCTCCACGATGGCGTCGCCGTAACGACGCTTACCCATCCGGGTGAGCGCCACGCCACGAACCAGCTCGCTCGGCAGGGCCGGAACGTTCACGTTGAGCAACGTGTCGGGAGGAAGTCCCTTCTTTTCGAGAGCGCGCACGAGTTTTTGCGCGAACTCCGCCGCCGCTCGAAAGTCGAACCGTTCGCGACCCGCCACGGAAATAGCGGCGGAGGGAATACCCAGAAGTGTTCCCTCCATCGCGGCCGATACCGTGCCCGAATACGTGATATCGTCACCGAGATTGCTTCCGTGGTTGATCCCGGAAAGAACGAGATCCGGGCGCCGGTCACGCAGGAGCCCGTTGACCGCCAGGTTCACGCAGTCCGTCGGAGTCCCGTCGACCATGTAGTGTCTCTCGTCGAGCTGCTCGACTCGAAGCGGGCGGTGCAGTGTGAGCGCGTGGCTCGACGCACTCTGCTCCCGGTCCGGCGCCACGACGTAGACCTCCCCCAGGGGAGACACCGCCTCCTCGAGGGCACGAAGTCCCGCGGAGTGAATCCCGTCGTCGTTGCAGAGAAGGATCCGCACGAAACCAGGCTACCACCCGAGCTCGGCGGCAGGCAAATCGCGTTTCAGGCTTGACGCTCGGAAGCTCTCCGACTAGTCTCCGCTCCGGCGGAGTTCGCGAACCATGGAAAGAAGTCGAGCCTTCGAAGCTCTGGTGGTCACGCTGGGCGGACTCGGAGGGGCCGCCCTGGCCTTGCTCTTCATCGTCGTGGGCCATCTCGTGGCGGGAGGCTTCACGGCCCACTGAGCGAGAAAGTCGGGGCGGCGGGATTTGAACCCACGACCCCCTGCACCCCAAGCAGGTGCGCTACCAGGCTGCGCTACGCCCCGAAAAAAACCGTAGACGCACCTAGCACGCCGCCGTAGCCCAGGCAAGCCGGCTTCGGGACACCGGCTTCAGGACAGGAGTCTCCGCAAGGACTCGAGTTCGCGCCGAATGTACCGGAGAAGCCGGAGGTAGCCGTTTCCGCCGGAAGCTCGGCCTTTTCCGGTGGCTTTCCGCTTCCCCTGCCGGAGTCGTTTTCGAGCGCCCGCGATCGTGAGCCCCTCGTCGTAGAGGAGACGCTTGACTTCCCGCAGGGCTTCGATGTGTTCGGGGGCATAGAGCCGGTGGCCCGAGGGGGTCTTCGAGGGCCGCAACATGGGGAACTCTTGTTCCCAGTAGCGAAGGACCGAAGGTGCCACACCCAGCCGCCGCGCGACTTCGCCGATCTTCAGGTAACCTCTCGTCTCTCGCGGACCGGACCTCGTTTTCATTCGCCTGCGGGCCGCGAGTTCATGAGCCGCTTGAGAACGGGGCTGGGCTTGAAACTCAGGACCCTCCGACCGGCAATGAGAATTTCCTCGCCCGTCTGGGGGTTCCTGCCCTTGCGAGGTTTTTTTTCGTGGACGACGAAGTTCCCGAAGCCCGAGATCTTGATCTTCTCGCCCCTCTCCAGGCTTTCCTTCATCAGCTCGAAAATCGCGTCCACGACCTCGCTGGTTTCCTTTTTCGAGAATCCCACCTTGGAATAGATGCGGTCGACGATGTCGCTTTTCGTGACGGTCACAAGCACACCTACCGCCGGAGTTCCACGCCGAACCGTTCCGTCAGAGCCCGGACGAGTTCCTCGTGCACGGCGTTCACCTCCTCGTCCGTCAGGGTTCGTTCTTCGCTCCGGTAAGTCACCGAGTACGCGAGGCCCTTCTTTCCCGCCGGGACCGGCGCACCGCGGTATTCGTCGAAAACCCGCACGTCCTCCACCCACGGATGACTACGGCTTCGCACGAACTCCAAGACCTCCGCGGACGCGAATCGATCCGGTACCACGATGGCGAAGTCTCGCACCACGGCCGGAAACCGAGGAAGATCCCGAAAACGACGTTCGCGACCGTATCCCACGAGAAACTCCACGTCAATCTCAAAGACCCAGCACGGGTGCGGAATCTCCCACGCCTCCAGGACGAGCGGATGGACCGCCCCTAGCACGCCCACGAGCCGACTTCCAGCCCGAATCTCCGCACCGAGCCCGGGATGAAGAGCCGCGCACGTGGCGGCCTCCCAGCGAAGGCTCCCGAGTGCCGGGCCGCACACGAGCTCGGTCGTTCCCTTCAGGTCGGCGAACTCCGCGGCGCGTCTCCCCACGAGTCCTTCGGCGGGAATCTCGCCCCGCAAAACGCCCCCGAG
The sequence above is a segment of the Candidatus Binatia bacterium genome. Coding sequences within it:
- a CDS encoding protein archease gives rise to the protein MADYYEELDHTGDLAISVSGRDLAEVFRHAALALFALLVEGDGTEEQTRGVRVRGQDREDLLHEWLSRLLSDFYAEGFVVTDVPMITIGDRELEATVAGHRFRSGRDRLLREIKAVTYHGLTLRAGKNGWEARITFDV
- the apt gene encoding adenine phosphoribosyltransferase encodes the protein MTVEELRRFIREIPDFPKPGIVFKDITPLLADGPAFAFAVDRISERYRGKVDKVLGIESRGFILGAAVAYALRCGFAIVRKAGKLPHETLRASYELEYGVDSLEIHRDALHPPERVLVVDDLLATGGTARATVELVEKLGSRVVECAFLVELGALGGRRKLEPVPVFSLVRYEK
- the surE gene encoding 5'-nucleotidase SurE, which translates into the protein MRILLCNDDGIHSAGLRALEEAVSPLGEVYVVAPDREQSASSHALTLHRPLRVEQLDERHYMVDGTPTDCVNLAVNGLLRDRRPDLVLSGINHGSNLGDDITYSGTVSAAMEGTLLGIPSAAISVAGRERFDFRAAAEFAQKLVRALEKKGLPPDTLLNVNVPALPSELVRGVALTRMGKRRYGDAIVEKTDPRGKKYYWIGGDEAGFVEDEGTDFAAVARGMISVTPLHLDLTNYASFDAIAQLDLDWR
- the ihfA-1 gene encoding integration host factor subunit alpha — its product is MLVTVTKSDIVDRIYSKVGFSKKETSEVVDAIFELMKESLERGEKIKISGFGNFVVHEKKPRKGRNPQTGEEILIAGRRVLSFKPSPVLKRLMNSRPAGE